A region from the Ascaphus truei isolate aAscTru1 chromosome 2 unlocalized genomic scaffold, aAscTru1.hap1 SUPER_2_unloc_5, whole genome shotgun sequence genome encodes:
- the LOC142473286 gene encoding uncharacterized protein LOC142473286: MDPRFPVVVPERLEIKSEKEEPNTEEHLTPIKEEIDVFPVCGFPVVVPESLEIKSEKEETDTEEHLTPIKEEIDAFPVSGFPVIVPESLEIKSKKEEPDTEEHMTPIKSETVPFPVSENGLNEEQNLSSDTSRSWLTPRRPEVPKNNDSCHILGTCKEPVPHDGEFTDLVQHTAETDSKYGSSKRYARDARRSRGAQPFLCCQCGKSFSLDRDLLTHLCVPAMEQTFTCTDGGSSFSLKGKLLSHQMIQTSVTPFSCTVCGKQLSTKWTLLNHQRVHTGEKPFTCAECSKSFSQKADLLNHERIHTGEKPFTCTECGKQFSIKTNLLSHQMTHTGEKPFSCTECGKQFSINSSLLRHQMTHTGEKPFSCTECGKQFSINSSLLRHQMNHTGEKPFSCTECGKQFSINSSLLRHQMTHTGEKPFTCAECSKSFSTKWGLLIHEWIHTGEKPFTCTECGKQFIFKSHLLRHQMTHKGEKPFTCTECGKQFSIKKNLLSHQMTHTGERPFTCTECGKQFSIKKTLLRHQMTHTGEKSFTCTECSKSFSTKAGLLIHERIHTGEKLFTCTECGKQFTIKSHLLRHQRIHTGEKPFTCAECGKQFSIKKNLLSHQMTHTGERPFTCTECGKQFSIKKTLLRHQMTHTGEKSFTCTECSKSFSTKAGLIIHERIHTGEKLFTCTECGKQFTIKSHLLRHQRIHTGEKPFTCAECSKSFSQKTDLCNHERIHTGEKPFTCTECGKQFSIKSSLLRHQMTHTGEKPFTCTECGKQFSIKRSLLRHQMTHTGEKPFSCTECSKSFSKKAGLLIHERIHTGEKPFTCTECGKQFSTKRKLLRHERIHTGEK, from the exons atggatccAC gtttcccagtggttgtaccggagaggttagagattaagtcagagaaagaagaaccgaacacagaggaacatctgaccccaataaaggaagaaatagatgtatttcctgtttgtg gtttcccagtggttgtaccggagagtttggagattaagtcagagaaagaagagacagacacagaggaacatctgaccccaataaaggaagaaatagatgcatttcctGTCTCTG gtttcccagtgattgtaccggagagtttagagattaaaTCGAAGAAAGAAGAGCCCGACACTGAGGAACATAtgaccccaataaagagtgaaactgttccatttcctgtctctg agaACGGCCTGAATGAGGAACAGAACTTGAGCTCTGATACATCCAGAAGCTGGCTGACTCCTCGCCGCCCAGAAGTGCCAAAAAACAATGATTCCTGCCACATTTTAGGCACGTGcaaggaaccagtgccacatgatggtgaatttacagaccttgtacagcacacagcggagacggactctaaatatgggtccagcaaaaggtatgcGAGAGATGCAAGAAGAAGCCGCGGTGCTCAGCCTTTTCtctgttgtcagtgtggcaaaagcttctcactggacagggacctgctcacacacctttgtgtccccGCTATGGagcaaacctttacatgtacagatggggggagcagtttctcactgaaggggaaacttctttcacaccagatgattcagacaTCAGTGACTCCTTTTtcttgtacagtgtgtgggaaacagttaAGTACTAAGTGGACCCTCCTCAATCATCAGAGggttcatacaggagagaaaccattcacatgtgcagagtgtagtaaaagcttttctcagaaggcagatctcctcaaccatgagcggattcatacaggggagaaaccattcacatgtacagagtgtgggaaacaattcagtattaagacaaacctcctcagtcaccagatgacccatacaggggagaaaccattctcatgtacagagtgtgggaaacaatttagtATTAACAGcagcctcctcagacaccagatgactcatactggagagaaaccattctcatgtacagagtgtgggaaacaatttagtATTAACAGcagcctcctcagacaccagatgaatcatactggagagaaaccattctcatgtacagagtgtgggaaacaatttagtATTAACAGcagcctcctcagacaccagatgactcatactggagagaaaccattcacatgtgcagagtgtagtaaaagcttttctacaAAGTGGGGGCTCCTCATCCATGagtggattcatacaggggagaaaccatttacatgtacagagtgtgggaaacaattcatatTTAAGAGCcatctcctcagacaccagatgactcataaaggagaaaaaccattcacatgtacagagtgtgggaaacaattcagtattaagaaaaacctcctcagtcaccagatgactcatacaggggagagaccattcacatgtacagagtgtgggaaacaattcagtattaagaaaaccctcctcagacaccagatgacccatacaggggagaaatcattcacatgtacagagtgtagtaaaagcttttctacaAAGGCGGGGCTCCtcatccatgagcggattcatacaggggagaaactatttacatgtacagagtgtgggaaacaattcacaatTAAGAGCcatctcctcagacaccagaggattcatacaggagagaaaccattcacatgtgcagagtgtgggaaacaattcagtattaagaaaaacctcctcagtcaccagatgactcatacaggggagagaccattcacatgtacagagtgtgggaaacaattcagtattaagaaaaccctcctcagacaccagatgacccatacaggggagaaatcattcacatgtacagagtgtagtaaaagcttttctacaAAGGCGGGGCTCAtcatccatgagcggattcatacaggggagaaactatttacatgtacagagtgtgggaaacaattcacaatTAAGAGCcatctcctcagacaccagaggattcatacaggagagaaaccattcacatgtgcagagtgtagtaaaagcttttctcagaagACAGATCTCTgcaaccatgagcggattcatacaggggagaaaccattcacatgtacagagtgtgggaaacaattcagtattaagagcagtctcctcagacaccagatgactcatacaggggagaaaccattcacatgtacagagtgtgggaaacaatttagtattaagaggagcctcctcagacaccagatgactcatacaggagagaaaccattctcatgtacagagtgtagtaaaagcttttctaaaAAGGCGGGGCTCCtcatccatgagcggattcatacaggggagaaaccatttacatgtacagagtgtgggaaacaattcagtactaagagaAAACTCCTCAGACacgagaggattcatacaggagagaaatga